From the Ciconia boyciana chromosome 28, ASM3463844v1, whole genome shotgun sequence genome, one window contains:
- the RUVBL2 gene encoding LOW QUALITY PROTEIN: ruvB-like 2 (The sequence of the model RefSeq protein was modified relative to this genomic sequence to represent the inferred CDS: substituted 1 base at 1 genomic stop codon): protein MATATTKVPEVRDVTRIERIGAHSHIRGLGLDDALEPRQVSQGMVGQLAARRAAGVILEMIKEGKIAGRAVLIAGQPGTGKTAIAMGMAQALGPDTPFTAIAGSEIFSLEMSRTEALTQAFRRSIGVRIKEETEIIEGEVVEIQIDRPATGTGTKVGKLTLKTTEMETIYDLGTKMIESLTKEKVQAGXVITIDKATGKISKLGRSFTRARDYDAMGSQTKFVQCPDGELQKRKEVVHTVSLHEIDVINSRTQGFLALFSGDTGEIKTEVREQINAKVAEWREEGKAEVIPGVLFIDEVHMLDIECFSFLNRALESDMAPVLIMATNRGITRIRGTNYQSPHGLPIDLLDRLLIISTAPYSDKETKQILKIRCEEEDGGMAEDAYSVLTRIGLETSLRYAIQLITAASLVARKRKGGEVQVEDIKRVYSLFLDESRSTQYMREFQEAFLFNELKGETMETP from the exons ATGGCAACGGcg accaCGAAGGTGCCGGAGGTTCGGGACGTGACCCGGATCGAGCGCATCG GGGCCCACTCCCACATCCGCGGCCTGGGCTTGGACGATGCCCTGGAACCCCGACAG gTCTCGCAAGGGATGGTGGGACAACTGGCCGCTCGCCGCGCCGCCGGCGTCATCTTGGAGATgattaaagaaggaaaaatcgCCGGCAGAGCCGTCCTCATCGCCGGCCAGCCCGGCACCGGCAAAACCGCCATCGCCATGG GGATGGCGCAGGCCTTGGGACCCGACACCCCTTTCACCGCCATCGCCGGCAGCGAGATTTTCTCCCTGGAAATGAGCCGCACCGAAGCTCTCACCCAGGCTTTCCGCCGCTCCATCGGCGTCCGCATCAA GGAGGAGACGGAAATCATCGAAGGCGAAGTGGTGGAGATTCAGATCGATCGGCCGGCGACCGGCACG gggaCCAAGGTGGGGAAGCTGACGCTGAAAACGACGGAGATGGAGACGATTTACGATTTGGGCACCAAAATGATCGAGTCACTGACCAAGGAGAAGGTGCAGGCGGGGTGAGT CATCACCATCGACAAGGCGACGGGGAAGATCTCCAAGCTGGGTCGTTCCTTCACGCGGGCGCGGGACTACGACGCCATGGGGTCGCAG ACGAAGTTCGTGCAGTGCCCCGACGGGGAGCTGCAGAAGCGGAAGGAGGTGGTGCACACCGTGTCGCTGCACGAGATCGACGTCATCAACAGCCGCACCCAGGGCTTCCTGGCGCTCTTCTCGG GCGACACGGGGGAGATCAAGACGGAGGTGCGGGAGCAGATCAACGCCAAGGTGGCCGAGTGGCGGGAGGAAGGCAAAGCCGAAGTCATCCCGGGG gtTTTGTTCATCGACGAGGTTCACATGTTGGACATCGaatgtttctcctttctcaaCCGTGCCTTGGAGAGCGACATGGCCCCCGTCCTCATCATGGCCACCAACCGCGGCATCACCCG GATTCGGGGAACCAACTACCAAAGCCCCCACGGGCTCCCCATCGATCTCCTCGACCGCTTGCTCATCATCTCCACCGCGCCCTACAGCGACAAGGAGACCAAGCAGATCCTCAAAATAAG aTGCGAGGAGGAGGACGGGGGGATGGCGGAAGACGCCTACTCGGTGCTGACGCGCATCGGGCTGGAGACCTCCCTGCGCTACGCCATCCAGCTCATCACCGCCGCCAGCCTGGTGGCCCGCAAGCGCAAG GGGGGGGAGGTGCAGGTGGAGGACATCAAGCGCGTCTACTCGCTGTTCCTGGACGAGTCGCGCTCCACCCAGTACATGAGGGAGTTCCAGGAGGCCTTCCTCTTCAACGAGCTCA AGGGCGAAACCATGGAAACACCGTGA